The following proteins are co-located in the Microvirga ossetica genome:
- a CDS encoding VWA domain-containing protein translates to MLTFAYPWLALLLPLPWFVYRFVPPHVQARAGLRVPFFKTLVSLTGQVPGSGTITARRGAGRMAVLIACWVLSLAALMRPQWIEPPLHRDLPTRDMLLLVDLSASMDTKDFVNAQGQTVDRLAALKAVLDAFVARRQGDRIGVVVFGDSPFTLVPFTTDLTLARRLVQDTAVGMAGPRTAFGDAIGLGISLFDASTVKTKTMIALTDGNDTASKVPPGEAAGIAKDRGIVIHTIAIGDPTAAGEEKLDEAALKDVAERTGGGFYRALDREQLEGIYRRLDEIETRRIETISYRPKRDLYWVPLAAGILLGMGAACVILLRGRSSAAASRRQEALS, encoded by the coding sequence ATGCTCACCTTCGCCTATCCCTGGCTCGCGCTGCTGCTGCCCCTGCCCTGGTTCGTGTACCGGTTCGTGCCTCCCCATGTGCAAGCGCGCGCCGGATTGCGCGTGCCCTTCTTCAAGACGCTCGTGTCCCTCACCGGACAGGTGCCGGGAAGCGGCACGATCACGGCCCGCAGGGGTGCGGGCCGCATGGCGGTTCTCATCGCCTGCTGGGTGCTGTCGCTCGCGGCGCTGATGCGTCCGCAATGGATCGAGCCCCCGCTCCACCGTGACCTGCCGACCCGTGACATGCTGCTCCTGGTGGATCTCTCCGCCTCCATGGACACCAAGGATTTCGTGAACGCGCAGGGCCAGACGGTCGACCGGCTTGCGGCGCTGAAAGCGGTGCTCGACGCTTTCGTTGCGCGCCGCCAGGGAGACCGGATCGGTGTGGTGGTCTTCGGCGATTCACCTTTCACGCTGGTGCCGTTCACGACCGACCTGACGCTGGCGCGCCGGCTTGTGCAGGATACGGCGGTCGGCATGGCGGGTCCGCGCACCGCCTTCGGCGACGCCATCGGGCTCGGCATCTCTCTGTTCGACGCATCGACCGTGAAAACGAAGACGATGATTGCGCTCACCGACGGCAACGATACGGCGAGCAAGGTGCCGCCGGGCGAGGCCGCGGGCATTGCCAAGGATCGCGGCATCGTCATCCACACCATCGCCATCGGCGACCCGACCGCCGCCGGCGAGGAGAAGCTCGACGAGGCTGCCCTCAAGGACGTGGCGGAGCGAACCGGCGGCGGCTTCTACCGCGCGCTCGACCGGGAGCAGCTCGAAGGCATCTACCGGCGCCTCGACGAGATCGAGACGCGGCGCATCGAGACAATCTCCTATCGCCCGAAAAGAGACCTCTACTGGGTGCCGCTCGCGGCGGGAATTCTCCTCGGCATGGGAGCGGCCTGCGTCATCCTGCTCCGAGGCCGCAGCTCGGCGGCGGCGTCCAGGCGGCAGGAGGCGCTCTCATGA
- a CDS encoding DUF4381 domain-containing protein: protein MTGDPADLANLRDIVMPVTIPWWPLAPGIWILLAGLLAAAIVASLRAFRHYQANAYRREAIRELDGLTDMTGVMPLLKRAAMAAYGRENVASLSGDAFLGFLDRTGRTSVFTSGPARLLPGLAYSTGAGPTSGDLDRAVADARRWLRKHRARDG, encoded by the coding sequence ATGACCGGCGATCCTGCCGACCTCGCCAATCTGCGTGACATCGTCATGCCCGTCACGATCCCGTGGTGGCCGCTGGCGCCCGGCATCTGGATCCTTTTAGCCGGCCTGCTTGCCGCCGCCATCGTGGCATCCCTCCGCGCCTTCCGGCACTACCAGGCCAATGCCTATCGGCGAGAGGCCATCCGGGAACTCGACGGACTGACAGACATGACGGGCGTCATGCCGCTGCTCAAACGAGCGGCGATGGCCGCCTATGGGCGCGAGAATGTCGCTTCCCTGAGCGGCGATGCATTCCTGGGCTTTCTTGACCGAACGGGCCGCACGAGCGTCTTCACCTCCGGCCCCGCCCGGCTTCTTCCGGGCCTTGCATATTCGACAGGCGCGGGCCCGACATCCGGGGATTTGGACAGGGCCGTCGCCGATGCCAGGCGATGGCTCCGCAAGCATCGCGCGCGGGACGGATAG
- a CDS encoding DUF58 domain-containing protein — translation MASVETSRSPTGGQGRIMVTTDELARMRHKARGFSFLPRQPVHSILTGRHASRLRGRGLNFEELRPYYPGDDTRTIDWNATARLRDPFVRVYTEERDRAVMLLVDQRLSMFFGSRRATKSVVAAEIAAASAWRVTSLGDRIGAVVFSDDEVETIKPQARDAGALAVIDAVVRANRKLPGSILAASRPEAFNTALQHAATFLKHDGLLCLITDAAGADEATVERVTALTAHNDVLSIFVYDPLEAGLPQIGPAVVAEAEGQIEIDTGASGLRRGFAQAFQERRSRIEGFSRKRSIPVLPIRADLDPIEQLRELLGRKVAHSVRGGASP, via the coding sequence TTGGCTTCAGTCGAAACCTCGCGCTCCCCCACCGGCGGTCAGGGCCGGATCATGGTGACGACGGATGAGCTCGCCCGCATGCGCCACAAAGCAAGGGGCTTCAGCTTCCTGCCGCGCCAGCCCGTGCACAGCATCCTCACCGGGCGTCACGCGTCGCGCCTTCGCGGCCGCGGCCTGAATTTCGAGGAGCTGCGCCCCTACTATCCCGGCGACGATACCCGCACCATCGACTGGAATGCGACGGCGCGCCTGCGCGACCCATTCGTCCGCGTCTATACGGAGGAGCGCGACCGGGCCGTGATGCTGCTCGTGGACCAGCGCCTGTCGATGTTCTTCGGCAGCCGCCGTGCCACGAAATCGGTCGTGGCCGCCGAGATCGCGGCAGCCTCCGCCTGGCGGGTGACATCGCTCGGAGACCGGATCGGCGCCGTCGTGTTCTCGGACGACGAAGTGGAAACGATCAAGCCGCAGGCCCGGGATGCCGGGGCGCTCGCCGTCATCGACGCGGTCGTGCGCGCAAACCGGAAGCTGCCGGGCAGTATCCTCGCAGCGTCGCGGCCCGAGGCTTTCAACACGGCTCTTCAGCATGCCGCCACTTTCCTGAAGCACGATGGGCTTCTTTGCCTGATCACCGATGCTGCCGGGGCGGACGAGGCGACCGTGGAGCGCGTGACCGCACTCACTGCCCATAACGACGTGCTGAGCATCTTCGTCTACGATCCGCTCGAGGCAGGCCTTCCGCAGATCGGCCCGGCGGTCGTGGCCGAGGCAGAAGGGCAGATCGAGATCGACACGGGTGCCTCGGGACTCAGGCGCGGGTTCGCGCAAGCCTTCCAGGAGCGGCGCAGCCGGATCGAAGGGTTTTCACGCAAGCGCTCGATTCCGGTGCTGCCGATCAGGGCGGATCTCGACCCAATCGAACAGCTGCGCGAGTTGCTCGGACGCAAGGTCGCGCATTCCGTTCGTGGAGGGGCTTCACCATGA
- a CDS encoding AAA family ATPase: MSADRAEPEGGDRPGRPAREAILDLQSRVNQAIIGQERVVARLIAALLANGNVLIEGLPGLAKTRAIKSLAQNLEADFSRIQFTPDLLPSDVTGGEIYRSDGQGGGTFEFRQGPVFGNLVLADEINRAPAKVQSALLEAMEERQVTVAGKRYKLPDLFMVLATENPIEQEGTYPLPEAQMDRFLMHVHIDYPSDVDEVKVLRLVREENAGGSASAPPPKIPQQAIFDARKEIDRITSAEAIETYMVGLIAATRRPSEYGDKLKQWIAIGASPRGSLALDRTSRVQAWLQGRDYVVPEDVQAIAHDCLRHRISLSYEATADGIRVDDVIDEIIRQVAVAA, from the coding sequence ATGAGCGCCGATCGCGCCGAGCCTGAAGGCGGCGACCGGCCCGGCCGGCCCGCGCGCGAGGCGATTCTCGACCTTCAGTCGCGGGTGAACCAGGCGATCATCGGGCAGGAACGGGTGGTGGCACGCTTGATCGCCGCCCTCCTCGCCAACGGCAACGTGCTGATCGAGGGCCTCCCCGGCCTCGCCAAGACCCGGGCAATCAAGAGCCTCGCGCAGAATCTCGAAGCCGATTTCAGCCGCATCCAGTTCACGCCCGATCTCCTGCCTTCGGACGTGACCGGCGGCGAGATCTATCGCAGCGACGGACAGGGCGGCGGCACGTTCGAGTTCCGGCAGGGTCCTGTCTTCGGCAATCTCGTGCTCGCCGACGAGATCAACCGCGCGCCGGCGAAAGTCCAGTCCGCCCTGCTCGAGGCCATGGAGGAGCGGCAGGTGACGGTGGCCGGCAAGCGCTACAAGCTGCCGGACCTGTTCATGGTGCTGGCCACCGAAAATCCCATCGAGCAGGAGGGCACCTATCCCCTGCCGGAAGCGCAGATGGACCGCTTCCTGATGCATGTGCACATCGATTATCCGAGCGATGTGGACGAGGTGAAGGTGCTGCGCCTCGTGCGCGAGGAGAATGCAGGCGGGAGCGCCTCCGCTCCCCCGCCGAAGATCCCGCAGCAGGCCATCTTCGATGCGCGCAAGGAGATCGACCGCATTACCTCCGCCGAGGCCATCGAGACCTACATGGTCGGCCTGATCGCGGCGACGCGTCGTCCATCGGAATACGGCGACAAGCTCAAGCAGTGGATCGCCATCGGCGCCAGCCCGCGCGGTTCGCTCGCCCTCGACCGGACGTCACGGGTTCAGGCCTGGCTTCAGGGACGCGACTATGTCGTGCCGGAGGATGTGCAGGCCATCGCCCATGACTGCCTGCGCCATCGCATTTCGTTGAGCTACGAGGCGACCGCCGACGGCATCAGGGTCGACGACGTGATCGACGAGATCATCCGTCAGGTCGCCGTCGCGGCCTGA
- a CDS encoding tripartite tricarboxylate transporter substrate binding protein yields MIKATRRRALLAGGALLAGTVLSLAPASAQSYPTRPITMVVPFAAGGSTDVVARIIAQKMSESLGQSVIIENVAGAGGSTGAARVAKAEPDGYTILMGTVATHALNPLMLKRKPYDAVTDFAPVSLLVIVPNVLVVNPSLPAKTVPELIALLKADPAKYNYASSGVGTPLHLSGELFKSMAKVSMQHIAYRGSGPALNDVVAGQVPIMFDNLPSASEFIRAGTLRGIAVTTKERAPSFPDMPTIAEGGLAGYETYTWNALFAPPKTPKEVIDRLNAEALKAVKDPAVQERLKTFSATVVGSTPEALGEHVKTEIAKWTPVVKEAGVQID; encoded by the coding sequence GTGATCAAAGCAACCCGACGCCGAGCCCTCCTTGCCGGTGGAGCCCTCCTGGCCGGGACTGTCCTTAGCCTTGCACCAGCTTCGGCCCAATCCTATCCCACCCGTCCGATCACCATGGTCGTGCCCTTCGCAGCCGGCGGTTCCACCGATGTGGTCGCCCGCATCATCGCCCAGAAGATGTCCGAGAGCCTGGGGCAGTCGGTCATCATCGAGAACGTCGCCGGAGCGGGCGGGAGTACCGGCGCGGCCCGCGTCGCCAAGGCCGAGCCCGACGGCTACACGATCCTGATGGGCACGGTCGCAACGCATGCGCTCAATCCGCTGATGCTCAAGCGCAAGCCCTACGACGCGGTGACGGATTTCGCTCCCGTGTCGCTGCTGGTGATCGTGCCCAATGTGCTGGTGGTCAATCCCAGTCTGCCGGCAAAGACCGTGCCGGAGCTGATCGCGCTGCTGAAGGCCGACCCGGCCAAGTACAACTATGCGTCGTCCGGCGTCGGCACGCCGCTGCACCTCTCCGGCGAGCTCTTCAAGAGCATGGCCAAGGTCTCGATGCAGCACATCGCCTATCGCGGCTCCGGTCCCGCACTCAACGACGTGGTGGCCGGCCAGGTGCCGATCATGTTCGACAATCTGCCCTCGGCCTCCGAGTTCATCCGGGCGGGCACGCTGCGCGGGATCGCGGTGACGACCAAGGAGCGGGCGCCGTCCTTCCCCGACATGCCGACGATCGCCGAGGGCGGGCTTGCAGGCTATGAGACCTATACCTGGAACGCCCTGTTCGCTCCGCCCAAGACCCCGAAGGAGGTCATCGACCGGCTGAATGCCGAGGCCCTCAAGGCCGTGAAGGACCCGGCCGTGCAGGAGCGGCTGAAGACCTTCAGCGCCACGGTGGTCGGCTCGACCCCGGAGGCCCTCGGCGAGCACGTCAAGACCGAGATCGCCAAGTGGACGCCGGTCGTGAAGGAGGCGGGCGTTCAGATCGACTGA